In a single window of the Candidatus Binatia bacterium genome:
- a CDS encoding NADH-quinone oxidoreductase subunit A, translating into MQFHFANVLVFASLAVAFVTVMLLLGRLVRPHNPEPLKLTTYECGEPPTGTAWMNFNIRFYLVALIFVIFDVEVAFLYPVAAVYRDWVLNGMGAFAFLEIALFLGILFVGLAYVWAKGDLAWIKKIPAETQPAGATGNREAA; encoded by the coding sequence ATGCAGTTCCACTTCGCCAACGTCCTCGTGTTCGCGTCCCTGGCGGTTGCCTTCGTCACCGTCATGCTGCTCCTCGGCCGCCTCGTACGGCCGCACAACCCCGAACCCCTCAAGCTGACCACCTACGAGTGCGGGGAGCCGCCGACCGGCACTGCCTGGATGAACTTCAACATCCGCTTCTATCTCGTCGCTTTGATCTTCGTGATCTTCGACGTGGAGGTCGCCTTCCTGTATCCGGTCGCCGCCGTCTATCGCGACTGGGTGCTGAACGGCATGGGCGCTTTCGCCTTCCTCGAAATTGCCCTGTTCCTGGGTATTCTCTTCGTCGGACTGGCCTACGTCTGGGCGAAGGGCGACCTCGCGTGGATCAAGAAGATCCCGGCAGAGACGCAGCCGGCCGGAGCGACGGGTAACCGCGAAGCGGCCTAG
- a CDS encoding putative DNA binding domain-containing protein produces the protein MPKSVFETVSAFANTRGGWIVLGVTQDGERFEVSGVDEPDKVQNDFLSVLHAGQKVSHDVDVSEHRYEHEGKVVLAFQVAENPRTRKPVYLDGDIRRTFLCRGGGDCRAQRHEIERMLRDASADRWDGEPFTRVDLDEVFHSASLKWYRDRFHATNPGFDVEQPHHEFLYEWGYLVKESGKLLPPRGAVALLGSLRGVRNPIPKPVLDVRFLGYASTEDFDETRWIDRLVSEVNIIETWQQLLAKYLFFMPKTFRDIDPATLERRDAPAGFRVFREAAMNLLIHQDYGDHSRKAVIGFFTDGIEFWNPGDSFAEEKLLLDPGEKDVRNPAIAMAIRRIGMCEQAGTGLWMMQRVWQALGHAPPINTNDRVHKSFATFLAEPRGRGRPTRATSTRFRICIRTAPAADCFFAAHRGQRSSATVCGRFRGTRCERRYRKGASR, from the coding sequence ATGCCGAAGTCGGTCTTCGAGACCGTCTCGGCCTTCGCCAACACGCGCGGCGGCTGGATCGTGCTCGGTGTCACGCAGGACGGCGAGCGTTTCGAGGTCAGCGGCGTCGACGAGCCCGACAAGGTGCAGAACGACTTCCTCTCGGTGCTGCACGCCGGGCAGAAGGTCAGCCACGACGTCGACGTCTCGGAGCACCGCTACGAGCACGAAGGCAAGGTGGTCCTCGCTTTCCAGGTCGCCGAGAACCCGCGCACCCGCAAGCCCGTGTACCTCGACGGCGACATCCGCCGGACCTTCCTGTGCAGGGGCGGCGGCGACTGCCGCGCCCAGCGGCACGAGATCGAGCGCATGCTGCGCGACGCCTCGGCGGATCGCTGGGACGGCGAGCCCTTCACGCGCGTCGACCTCGACGAGGTGTTCCACTCGGCGAGCCTCAAGTGGTACCGCGACCGCTTCCACGCAACGAACCCCGGCTTCGACGTCGAACAGCCGCACCACGAGTTCCTCTACGAGTGGGGCTACCTCGTGAAGGAGAGCGGCAAGCTGCTCCCGCCGCGAGGTGCGGTGGCCTTGCTCGGCTCGCTGCGCGGGGTGCGCAACCCGATCCCGAAGCCGGTCCTCGACGTGAGATTCCTCGGCTACGCCAGCACCGAGGACTTCGATGAGACGCGCTGGATCGATCGCCTCGTGAGCGAGGTGAACATCATCGAGACCTGGCAACAGCTCCTCGCGAAGTACCTCTTCTTCATGCCCAAGACGTTCCGCGACATCGACCCGGCCACGCTCGAGCGCCGGGACGCGCCGGCGGGGTTCCGCGTCTTCCGCGAGGCCGCGATGAACCTGCTGATCCACCAGGACTACGGCGACCACTCGCGCAAGGCCGTCATCGGGTTCTTCACCGACGGCATCGAGTTCTGGAACCCGGGCGACAGCTTCGCCGAAGAGAAGCTCCTGCTCGACCCTGGCGAGAAGGACGTGCGCAACCCCGCCATCGCGATGGCCATCCGTCGTATCGGCATGTGCGAGCAGGCGGGCACCGGCCTTTGGATGATGCAGCGCGTGTGGCAGGCGCTCGGTCACGCCCCGCCGATCAACACGAACGACCGCGTTCACAAGTCGTTCGCGACGTTCCTGGCGGAGCCGCGCGGCCGCGGCCGGCCGACGCGCGCCACCTCGACGCGTTTCCGGATCTGTATCCGGACCGCGCCTGCCGCGGATTGCTTCTTTGCCGCACACCGCGGGCAGCGCAGCTCGGCGACCGTGTGCGGGCGATTCCGTGGAACACGCTGTGAGCGTCGCTACCGCAAGGGTGCTTCCCGGTAA
- a CDS encoding TetR/AcrR family transcriptional regulator — MPRIAPALRDALGEARRGQIVDAALRVWMRKGFHASPVDEIAREAGLAKGTLYLYFSTKESILEEVIVRHSLLPDMADLTETLRETPPERAIPLIAEHLYARLRDRAPLVGLVLREFSLRPEDARAFAQRVILPVNRIFAAYLDAFVKRGVLRPLDTFVAARALVGMLVIFVLSQHVFGGEKIRSISDETIVDTVQEIFLHGMLATPSRGPRR; from the coding sequence ATGCCTCGAATTGCGCCGGCCCTGCGTGATGCCCTCGGGGAGGCCCGCCGCGGCCAGATCGTCGATGCCGCGTTGCGGGTTTGGATGCGCAAGGGATTCCACGCCAGCCCGGTCGACGAGATCGCCCGCGAGGCCGGTCTCGCCAAGGGCACCCTCTATCTCTACTTCTCCACCAAGGAATCGATTCTCGAAGAGGTCATCGTCCGCCATTCCCTGCTCCCGGATATGGCCGACCTGACCGAGACGCTGCGCGAGACGCCTCCCGAACGGGCCATCCCGCTCATCGCCGAGCACCTGTACGCGCGGCTCCGCGATCGCGCGCCGCTCGTGGGTCTCGTCCTGCGCGAGTTCTCGCTCCGTCCCGAAGACGCCCGCGCCTTCGCCCAGCGCGTGATCCTGCCGGTGAACCGCATCTTCGCGGCTTACCTCGACGCCTTCGTCAAACGGGGTGTGCTCCGGCCCCTCGATACCTTCGTCGCCGCCCGTGCGCTGGTGGGCATGCTCGTGATCTTCGTTCTCAGCCAGCACGTCTTCGGCGGCGAGAAGATCCGGTCGATCTCTGACGAGACCATCGTCGACACCGTGCAGGAGATCTTCCTGCACGGCATGCTCGCCACGCCATCACGAGGCCCACGCCGATGA
- a CDS encoding NADH-quinone oxidoreductase subunit B, with protein sequence MVLTTRADDILNWTRKSSLWWMLFGLACCAIEMMQTQGPRADVDRFGAAPRAAPRQSDLMIVAGTLTLKMALRTKLLYEQMPEPRYVISMGSCANCGGLFQLAYSVCDGVDKVIPVDVYVPGCPPRPEALTEGILKLQEKIMQEKWLVRHPTTAAV encoded by the coding sequence ATGGTGTTGACCACCCGGGCCGACGACATCCTCAACTGGACCCGCAAGTCCTCGCTCTGGTGGATGCTGTTCGGCCTCGCGTGCTGCGCAATCGAGATGATGCAGACCCAGGGGCCGCGCGCCGATGTCGATCGCTTCGGTGCCGCGCCGCGGGCGGCGCCGCGGCAATCCGACCTGATGATCGTCGCCGGCACGCTCACGCTGAAGATGGCCCTGCGCACCAAGCTGCTTTACGAGCAGATGCCCGAGCCGCGCTACGTGATCTCCATGGGCAGCTGCGCCAACTGCGGCGGTCTCTTCCAACTCGCGTACTCCGTCTGCGACGGCGTCGATAAGGTCATCCCCGTCGACGTCTACGTCCCCGGCTGCCCGCCGCGCCCGGAAGCCCTCACCGAGGGTATCCTCAAGCTGCAAGAGAAAATCATGCAGGAGAAGTGGCTGGTCCGCCACCCGACCACCGCGGCCGTGTGA
- a CDS encoding AarF/ABC1/UbiB kinase family protein produces MRHHPAYRAIRTFRVVAPALLRYRRLEARQARGLSDTVAWERAHDRFARGIAGLGDDLGGAFVKLCQVAGARADVLPAAFIRELGRFHDRVLPRPWSALSATVEQELGRPVNKVFVRVDPQPLAAASLAQVHRAWLHSGESVALKIQYPEAMRLYHADLALVRRAVAAATRLFADVPLAGLVEEVAHFIGLELDFAREAESTERVRMAFDGDATVRVPRLHRELCSARLLVLEFLEGTPIHATERLAADGTDLSALADRIADLYRRMLFEHGFFHGDPHPGNLLVLPDGSIGLLDFGLAKELPPGFAENAAAMFARAVRGDRAGAVEAARGLGFRFERDDPDAFSRMLEIALGARHDFGEMRKTLSETDFERVPPDVALVFRTLILLNGLSERLVPGERRIPSMLVAGLVASASTGRQPEYATA; encoded by the coding sequence ATGAGACACCATCCGGCGTATCGCGCCATCCGAACCTTCCGTGTGGTCGCCCCGGCGCTGCTCCGCTACCGGCGGCTCGAAGCACGTCAGGCGCGCGGGCTCTCGGACACCGTCGCCTGGGAACGCGCTCACGACCGCTTCGCACGCGGAATCGCCGGGCTCGGAGACGATCTCGGCGGCGCCTTCGTCAAGCTCTGCCAGGTGGCGGGCGCGCGCGCTGACGTGCTGCCAGCGGCCTTCATCCGTGAACTCGGCCGCTTCCACGACCGCGTGCTGCCACGGCCCTGGAGTGCGCTTTCGGCAACCGTGGAACAGGAGCTCGGGCGGCCGGTCAACAAGGTCTTCGTCCGCGTCGACCCCCAACCGCTGGCCGCCGCCTCGCTTGCGCAGGTGCATCGTGCATGGCTCCACAGCGGCGAGTCAGTCGCTCTCAAGATCCAGTACCCCGAGGCCATGCGGCTCTATCACGCCGATCTTGCGCTCGTCCGTCGCGCGGTGGCCGCCGCGACGCGCCTCTTCGCGGACGTTCCGCTCGCCGGGCTGGTGGAGGAGGTCGCCCACTTCATCGGCCTCGAGCTTGACTTCGCCCGCGAGGCCGAGTCGACTGAACGCGTGCGCATGGCTTTCGACGGCGACGCAACTGTGCGCGTGCCCCGCCTGCATCGCGAGCTCTGCTCAGCCCGCCTTCTGGTCCTGGAGTTTCTCGAAGGGACGCCTATCCACGCCACGGAGCGGCTCGCCGCCGACGGCACCGACCTTTCGGCACTCGCCGACCGCATCGCGGACCTCTACCGCCGGATGCTCTTCGAGCACGGCTTTTTCCACGGCGATCCCCATCCCGGAAACCTGCTCGTGCTCCCCGATGGCAGCATCGGCCTGCTCGACTTCGGCCTTGCCAAGGAGTTGCCGCCGGGATTCGCCGAGAACGCCGCCGCGATGTTCGCGCGTGCCGTGCGTGGCGATCGAGCCGGCGCCGTTGAAGCCGCGCGAGGCCTCGGCTTCCGCTTCGAACGCGACGATCCCGACGCCTTCTCTCGCATGCTCGAAATCGCCCTCGGCGCCCGCCACGACTTCGGCGAGATGCGCAAGACGCTCTCCGAGACCGACTTCGAGCGCGTGCCACCGGACGTAGCTCTCGTCTTTCGCACGCTCATCCTGCTCAACGGCCTCTCCGAGCGCCTCGTACCCGGCGAGCGCCGCATCCCGAGCATGCTCGTCGCCGGCCTCGTCGCCAGCGCCAGCACCGGACGGCAACCCGAGTACGCCACGGCCTGA